The following coding sequences are from one Perognathus longimembris pacificus isolate PPM17 chromosome 13, ASM2315922v1, whole genome shotgun sequence window:
- the LOC125362450 gene encoding mas-related G-protein coupled receptor member A6-like, whose product MEPTTPTLIPEITETSNDNHKGTCSMEMTMLRCLEVIIDMVRLAGNATVIWLLGFQVRRNAISVYILNLAVADFLYLCFQFIYTLDEYISYFPDSMEVSLHFVIQFGFFYSYTADLSFLSVISLECCLSVLCPLWYRCHLPRHASSFLCVLVWALSVPFPCLLTHYCQDYYGDSYCPLSRLFTAGYLLFLSVVLSGSSLALAARMFCGSGRMSLTRLYVTILLTVLVFIFCGLPYGINYFLIYEISIDVNDFICYLVRLFILLTSINSCAHPIIYFFVGSFQQRHRQTLKPVLQRALQDTPEDKNIQGAFLRGPWRCQQAVWSIEKQLIPWSFDVAL is encoded by the coding sequence ATGGAGCCAACCACACCAACCTTGATTCCAGAAATTACAGAAACATCTAATGATAACCACAAAGGAACTTGTAGCATGGAAATGACAATGCTCCGATGCTTGGAAGTCATCATTGATATGGTTCGACTAGCAGGGAATGCAACTGTGATCTGGCTCCTTGGCTTCCAGGTTCGAAGAAATGCCATCTCAGTTTACATTCTAAACCTGGCTGTGGCTGACTTCCTCTACCTCTGCTTTCAATTTATATATACTCTGGATGAATATATCAGTTATTTCCCTGATAGCATGGAAGTCTCTCTCCACTTTGTTATTCAATTTGGGTTTTTCTATTCTTACACAGCAGACCTGAGCTTCCTCAGTGTGATTAGCCTGGAGTGCTGCCTGTCTGTCCTGTGTCCCCTATGGTACCGGTGCCACCTCCCAAGACATGCATCATCCTTCCTCTGTGTGCTCGTTTGGGCACTATCAGTGCCATTTCCTTGTTTGCTAACTCATTACTGTCAAGATTACTATGGAGATTCTTATTGTCCATTAAGTAGACTTTTTACTGCTGGATACTTGCTGTTTTTATCTGTGGTTCTCTCAGGATCCAGCCTGGCTCTGGCTGCAAGGATGTTCTGTGGTTCTGGACGGATGTCACTGACCAGGTTGTATGTAACCATCCTGCTCACAGTGCTGGTCTTTATCTTCTGTGGCCTGCCCTATGGCATCAACTACTTCCTGATATATGAGATTTCTATTGATGTTAACGATTTCATTTGTTACCTTGTTaggctttttattttactaaCCTCTATTAACAGTTGTGCCCACCCCATCATTTACTTCTTTGTTGGCTCCTTCCAGCAGAGGCACAGGCAAACACTTAAGCCAGTTCTACAGAGGGCTCTGCAGGACACTCCCGAAGACAAGAATATACAGGGAGCCTTTCTCAGGGGACCCTGGAGATGTCAGCAAGCAGTGTGGAGCATTGAAAAACAACTTATTCCCTGGTCATTCGATGTGGCTTTGTGA